One window of Helicobacter sp. MIT 99-5507 genomic DNA carries:
- the fliF gene encoding flagellar basal-body MS-ring/collar protein FliF, with protein sequence MDIKGLFNQFLRLYERLNKRQRIVIIGGIVVVVLFLSYFVVFSINQRNENNNYDVLFEGLSSSDNALVIQHLQSNNIPYKIPKEDTILVPKDVVYEQRIALSSNGIPKNSKVGFEIFNEQSFGMTEFEQQVKLIRATEGELSRTIESLKPIDHATVHIALPKDSVFVSQEVLPTASVVLNIRPNMYLSASQIDGIKNLVSSAVSKLTKENVTIVNQNGETLGSNDENTITSEAINTQLKYKNNYEKILEDKILDVLSLVVGGKDRVVAKVTAEFDFSQKNSTQEIFDPNNVVRSEQNLEERRQGGKEPEIGGVPGAVSNIGPVQGLDSIESRELYEKNQTTTNYEISKTISQIKGEFGTLKRLSAAVVVDGDYELVNENGTQKLSYIPISAEKMSEISNLVKQAIGFSETRGDEVSVSNFKLNSATDSYKPKTTLEKLAATLSPFIPLLKYILVAIIIFIFYKKIIAPFAERMLDVSDNVEDDVESLLKIDDSEEESNRINDMRKKIEDQLGLGNFNEDEIKYDVLLEKMKTMVAENPSEVANLFQTLIHDELGIEEISSKKGE encoded by the coding sequence TTGGATATAAAGGGATTATTTAATCAGTTTTTACGATTATATGAGAGATTAAATAAACGACAAAGAATAGTCATTATAGGTGGCATTGTTGTTGTTGTATTGTTTCTTTCATATTTTGTCGTATTTTCTATAAATCAAAGGAATGAAAATAACAATTATGATGTCCTTTTTGAAGGACTAAGCTCAAGTGATAATGCTTTGGTGATTCAACACTTGCAAAGCAATAATATCCCTTATAAGATTCCAAAAGAAGATACGATTTTAGTTCCAAAAGATGTAGTATATGAGCAAAGAATAGCCCTAAGCAGCAATGGTATTCCAAAAAATAGTAAAGTTGGCTTTGAGATATTTAATGAGCAATCTTTTGGAATGACAGAATTTGAACAGCAAGTAAAATTGATAAGAGCAACAGAGGGCGAATTATCAAGGACGATTGAAAGTCTAAAGCCAATAGATCATGCCACCGTCCATATAGCTTTGCCAAAAGATAGTGTTTTTGTAAGTCAAGAAGTCCTGCCAACAGCCTCTGTTGTGTTAAATATTCGTCCAAATATGTATCTTTCTGCTTCTCAAATAGATGGTATCAAGAATCTTGTATCATCTGCCGTATCAAAGCTTACTAAAGAAAATGTAACTATTGTTAATCAAAATGGTGAGACTTTAGGTTCAAATGATGAAAATACTATCACATCGGAAGCTATAAATACACAATTAAAATATAAAAATAATTATGAAAAGATTCTAGAAGACAAGATCTTAGATGTTTTATCACTTGTTGTAGGTGGAAAAGATAGAGTTGTAGCAAAAGTTACTGCAGAATTTGATTTCTCACAAAAAAATAGCACACAAGAGATATTTGATCCAAATAATGTAGTGCGAAGCGAGCAGAATCTTGAAGAAAGAAGACAAGGAGGAAAAGAGCCAGAGATAGGAGGCGTCCCTGGTGCAGTTAGTAATATTGGTCCTGTTCAAGGGCTAGATTCAATAGAATCTAGAGAATTGTATGAAAAAAATCAAACTACCACAAATTATGAAATAAGCAAAACTATATCCCAAATAAAGGGTGAATTTGGCACATTAAAGCGACTAAGTGCTGCCGTTGTAGTTGATGGTGATTATGAATTAGTAAATGAAAATGGAACACAAAAATTATCATATATTCCAATTAGTGCCGAAAAGATGAGCGAAATAAGCAATCTAGTAAAACAAGCTATAGGGTTTTCTGAAACTAGAGGTGATGAAGTTAGTGTAAGTAACTTCAAGCTAAATTCAGCTACAGATTCCTACAAACCAAAAACTACATTAGAAAAGCTTGCAGCTACCTTATCTCCATTTATTCCACTTTTGAAATATATACTTGTTGCAATTATTATCTTTATTTTTTACAAAAAGATTATTGCACCATTTGCAGAAAGAATGCTTGATGTTTCAGATAATGTCGAAGATGATGTTGAATCCTTGCTTAAAATTGATGATAGTGAGGAAGAAAGTAATAGAATAAATGATATGAGAAAGAAAATCGAAGATCAACTTGGACTTGGCAATTTTAATGAAGATGAAATCAAATATGATGTGTTATTAGAAAAAATGAAAACTATGGTTGCAGAAAATCCAAGTGAAGTGGCAAATTTATTTCAAACCTTGATACATGATGAATTAGGGATAGAAGAAATTAGTAGCAAGAAAGGAGAATAA
- the hisC gene encoding histidinol-phosphate transaminase — MGFKKHLSSLKSYEAGKPIELVIRDYGIRQKDIIKLASNENPLGTSKKVIKAIKKEAKNSYRYPDDSMFELKKSLAKKYKVDSKNIIIGQGSDQIIELLVQATCGSEDKILTSSLTFAMYEIYASHNQAKVLKTKDGVHNADQFIEIYQKSKPNLVFLCIPNNPLGDCLDRSEVYRILDSISSDTIVALDCAYGEFAAYKDKNKEIKPKEIIKKYKNCIYLGTFSKLYGLGGLRIGYGIADSNFIEMLSKLRAPFNITNLSLKAAIIALEDSTFLKNSLKNNFKEMKVYEDFAKSKNIDFIESYTNFITFMLPKSIDSSSLCEYLLKQGVIIRDLKSYGINAIRITIGLREQNKTTIKLIDKYLKR; from the coding sequence GAAAGCCTATAGAACTTGTAATAAGAGACTATGGGATAAGACAAAAAGATATAATAAAATTAGCAAGTAATGAAAATCCACTTGGGACTTCTAAAAAAGTAATAAAAGCTATAAAAAAAGAAGCAAAAAATTCATATAGATATCCAGATGATTCTATGTTTGAGCTAAAAAAATCACTAGCTAAAAAATATAAAGTAGATTCTAAAAATATCATCATAGGGCAGGGTAGCGATCAAATTATAGAATTGCTAGTTCAAGCTACTTGTGGCAGTGAGGATAAAATACTAACAAGCTCTTTGACATTTGCTATGTATGAGATTTATGCTTCACATAATCAAGCAAAAGTCTTAAAGACAAAAGATGGAGTGCATAATGCAGATCAATTTATAGAAATTTATCAAAAATCAAAGCCAAATTTAGTATTTTTATGTATTCCAAATAATCCTCTTGGAGATTGTTTGGATAGAAGTGAAGTTTATAGAATCTTAGATTCTATATCAAGCGATACGATTGTAGCTCTTGATTGTGCTTATGGCGAATTTGCTGCATATAAAGATAAAAATAAAGAGATAAAACCAAAAGAAATAATCAAAAAATATAAAAATTGCATTTATCTTGGCACTTTTTCAAAATTATATGGCTTAGGTGGGCTTAGAATTGGATATGGAATAGCAGATTCTAATTTTATAGAGATGTTATCAAAACTTAGAGCACCATTTAATATCACAAATCTTTCGCTAAAAGCGGCTATTATTGCATTAGAAGATTCTACTTTTCTAAAAAATAGCCTTAAAAATAACTTTAAAGAAATGAAAGTGTATGAAGATTTTGCCAAAAGCAAAAATATAGATTTTATAGAATCTTATACAAATTTTATTACATTTATGTTGCCAAAAAGTATAGATTCTAGTAGCTTATGTGAATATCTTTTAAAACAAGGTGTAATAATTAGAGATTTAAAATCATATGGAATAAATGCAATAAGAATCACAATAGGTTTAAGAGAACAAAATAAAACAACTATAAAATTAATAGATAAATATTTAAAAAGGTAA